The Penicillium oxalicum strain HP7-1 chromosome IV, whole genome shotgun sequence genome contains a region encoding:
- a CDS encoding 10 kDa heat shock protein encodes MSVLRNIKSLAPLLDRVLVQRIKPEAKTASGIFLPESSVKEQNEAKVLAVGPGLLTKDGQRIPMGVNAGDKVLIPQFGGSPIKVGEEEYHLFRDSEILAKINE; translated from the exons ATG TCTGTCCTCCGTAACATCAAGAGCCTCGCTCCCCTCCTCGATCGGGTTCTGGTCCAGCGCATCAAGCCCGAGGCCAAGACCGCCTCTGGTATCTTCCTTCCCGAGAGCAGCGTCAAGGAGCAGAACGAGGCCAAGGTCCTTGCTGTTGGACCCGGTCTTCTCACCAAGGACGGTCAGCGTATCCCCATGGGTGTCAACGCTGGCGATAAAGTCTTGATCCCTCAG TTTGGTGGCAGCCCTATCAAGGTTGGCGAGGAGGAGTACCACCTCTTCCGTGACTCCGA GATTCTCGCCAAGATCAACGAGTAA
- a CDS encoding Pre-mRNA polyadenylation factor fip1 produces MMDEEEDDFYDPADSVPAGQVPTHADNEAAQQQTDGFEEEEEVEVEDDDDDFNIITEAPADVPPQEISHPRHTSLRQESQRPPSADPSIVSKSATPSGTPHLDVSTPVPPAAGTAAASTKQGMPLRPGSSYPAVHTSTIDVNGNPVHPSTGKTIMATDMDADFPADDKPWRRPGTDMTDFFNYGFDEFTWVSYCLKQQEVRKEVGDQKKQMEDMTSFLGMGMPPMPGAPPVPVVPGPGAPPMAGMPGMPDMNPEMMQGMLASMMSQGLDPSNMDPMAFMQHAQSMMGGQSGPGQHGQNGFGGQGQAQNYGQGGQGQMGYGGYDQRGNYGGGRGRGRRW; encoded by the exons atgatggatgaagaagaggacgattTCTACGATCCTGCAGACTCGGTTCCTGCTGGACAGGTACCCACTCATGCCGACAATGAAGCTGCACAGCAACAAACAGACGGttttgaggaagaggaggaggttgaggtCGAGGACGACGAT GACGATTTCAATATCATCACAGAGGCACCGGCCGACGTGCCGCCTCAGGAAAT ATCCCATCCACGCCATACAAGTCTACGACAAGAGTCTCAGCGACCACCCTCAGCGGATCCTTCAATAGTGTCAAAATCGGCAACACCTTCCGGGACTCCGCATCTCGATGTGTCGACCCCTGTGCCCCCGGCCGCGGGAACTGCAGCTGCCTCGACAAAGCAAGGCATGCCTCTCAGACCGGGATCGTCCTATCCAGCTGTGCACACTTCCACGATTGATGTCAATGGGAATCCAGTGCACCCATCAACGGGAAAGACGATCATGGCCACCGATATGGACGCAGACTTCCCAGCCGACGACAAGCCTTGGCGACGCCCTGGGACCGACATGACCGACTTCTTCAATTATGGATTCGACGAGTTCACATGGGTCAGCTACTGTCTGAAGCAACAAGAGGTTCGGAAGGAAGTGGgagatcaaaagaaacagaTGGAAGATATGACTTCATTCTTGGGCATGGGGATGCCTCCGATGCCTGGTGCGCCTCCGGTCCCAGTTGTACCTGGCCCTGGCGCGCCACCCATGGCAGGTATGCCGGGCATGCCGGACATGAATCCCGAGATGATGCAGGGCATGCTCGCCTCCATGATGTCCCAGGGGCTGGATCCATCCAACATGGACCCGATGGCTTTCATGCAGCACGCGCAGTCAATGATGGGGGGCCAGTCAGGGCCCGGTCAGCATGGCCAAAATGGCTTCGGGGGGCAAGGGCAGGCTCAAAACTATGGTCAGGGTGGCCAGGGCCAAATGGGATATGGAGGCTACGATCAACGAGGAAATTATGGAGGCGGGCGCGGACGCGGCCGAAGATGGTGA